One part of the Salmo salar chromosome ssa10, Ssal_v3.1, whole genome shotgun sequence genome encodes these proteins:
- the adpgk gene encoding ADP-dependent glucokinase isoform X1, which yields MWRKAAGAALLALAIGYFYHTNPELPEQVLQYLSLPHPSTQGDPTLEQVISTAWETLITAPASQWGRVAVGVNACVDVVVSGIGLLQALAVDPGMGRDHEVLHSKEDLKEAFIHYMERGTAAERFFTDKEVFQRIARAAAEYPGAQLYVGGNAALIGQKLATYPQLMVLLCGPVGPKLHEMLDEQIVVPPESLQETDEYHLILEYKAGEQWGATRAPQANRFIFSHDVSNGEMRALEMFVASLDEFQPDLVVLSGLHMMEGQGRQMWEQRLKEAVAAISDVRNAVPVHLELASMTDKDYMNSIMQEQVMPIVTSIGLNEQELLFLSQAGTGPHAELASWGGIPDVGRVSDILLWVLEQHGRSDPESEADLTRIHFHTLAYHVLATVDGHWANQVAAVAAGARVASIQACGLQSIDASKVVLRAPLEFHSSHGEPREKLSLNPTEPVTVWHRGNVTFHLAPVLVCKQPLRTVGLGDAISAEGLVYSELRPQLPFL from the exons ATGTGGCGGAAGGCTGCGGGAGCTGCCCTGTTGGCCTTGGCCATTGGATACTTCTACCACACCAACCCTGAGCTGCCTGAACAAGTTCTCCAGTACTTGTCCCTGCCTCATCCATCCACTCAGGGCGACCCAACCTTGGAGCAGGTTATCTCCACTGCCTGGGAGACCCTAATAACTGCCCCCGCCAGTCAGTGGGGCAGAGTGGCAGTAGG GGTGAATGCATGTGTGGATGTTGTGGTGTCGGGGATAGGGCTGCTACAGGCTTTGGCTGTGGATCCTGGGATGGGCCGTGACCATGAAGTGTTACACTCTAAAGAGGACCTGAAAGAGGCTTTCATCcactacatggagagggggaccgcGGCGGAGCGTTTCTTCACAGACAAAGAGGTCTTCCAGAGGATTGCACGGGCCGCTGCAGAGTACCCTGGTGCTCAG CTATATGTTGGAGGAAATGCTGCTCTCATTGGACAGAAACTTGCCACATACCCTCAGCTTATG GTTCTGCTATGTGGACCTGTTGGGCCTAAACTACACGAGATGCTGGACGAGCAAATCGTTGTCCCCCCCGAGTCCTTGCAGGAGACTGATGAATATCACCTAATTCTGGAGTACAAAGCAG GGGAGCAGTGGGGTGCGACACGGGCTCCCCAAGCCAACCGCTTCATCTTCTCCCATGACGTGTCCAATGGGGAGATGAGAGCACTGGAGATGTTCGTGGCCAGCCTGGATGAGTTCCAGCCAGACCTGGTGGTCCTGTCCGGTCTGCACATGATGGAGGGCCAGGGGAGGCAGATGTGGGAGCAAAGGCTCAAAGAG GCAGTGGCGGCCATTTCTGACGTCCGCAACGCGGTCCCCGTCCACCTGGAGTTGGCAAGCATGACTGACAAAGACTACATGAACAGCATCATGCAAGAG CAGGTCATGCCCATAGTGACATCCATTGGGCTGAATGAGCAGGAGCTACTTTTCCTCTCCCAGGCCGGCACAGGGCCTCACGCTGAGCTGGCCTCCTGGGGGGGCATACCGGATGTAGGCCGAGTCAGTGACATCCTCCTGTGGGTCCTTGAGCAGCATGGACGCAGTGACCCCGAGTCGGAGGCTGACCTCACGCGTATCCACTTTCACACTCTGGCGTACCATGTCCTTGCCACTGTGGACGGGCACTGGGCCAACCAGGTGGCCGCCGTGGCAGCAGGGGCCCGTGTGGCCAGCATCCAGGCCTGCGGCCTCCAAAGCATAGATGCCAGTAAGGTGGTCCTTAGAGCTCCGCTGGAGTTCCACAGTTCCCATGGCGAACCTAGAGAGAAGTTGTCCCTGAACCCAACTGAGCCTGTCACTGTTTGGCACCGTGGCAACGTGACCTTTCACCTTGCACCCGTGCTGGTCTGCAAGCAGCCACTCCGGACAGTAGGGCTGGGGGACGCCATCTCAGCAGAGGGGCTCGTATACTCTGAGCTCAGGCCACAGCTGCCATTTTTGTGA
- the adpgk gene encoding ADP-dependent glucokinase isoform X2, producing the protein MWRKAAGAALLALAIGYFYHTNPELPEQVLQYLSLPHPSTQGDPTLEQVISTAWETLITAPASQWGRVAVGVNACVDVVVSGIGLLQALAVDPGMGRDHEVLHSKEDLKEAFIHYMERGTAAERFFTDKEVFQRIARAAAEYPGAQLYVGGNAALIGQKLATYPQLMVLLCGPVGPKLHEMLDEQIVVPPESLQETDEYHLILEYKAGEQWGATRAPQANRFIFSHDVSNGEMRALEMFVASLDEFQPDLVVLSGLHMMEGQGRQMWEQRLKEAVAAISDVRNAVPVHLELASMTDKDYMNSIMQEVMPIVTSIGLNEQELLFLSQAGTGPHAELASWGGIPDVGRVSDILLWVLEQHGRSDPESEADLTRIHFHTLAYHVLATVDGHWANQVAAVAAGARVASIQACGLQSIDASKVVLRAPLEFHSSHGEPREKLSLNPTEPVTVWHRGNVTFHLAPVLVCKQPLRTVGLGDAISAEGLVYSELRPQLPFL; encoded by the exons ATGTGGCGGAAGGCTGCGGGAGCTGCCCTGTTGGCCTTGGCCATTGGATACTTCTACCACACCAACCCTGAGCTGCCTGAACAAGTTCTCCAGTACTTGTCCCTGCCTCATCCATCCACTCAGGGCGACCCAACCTTGGAGCAGGTTATCTCCACTGCCTGGGAGACCCTAATAACTGCCCCCGCCAGTCAGTGGGGCAGAGTGGCAGTAGG GGTGAATGCATGTGTGGATGTTGTGGTGTCGGGGATAGGGCTGCTACAGGCTTTGGCTGTGGATCCTGGGATGGGCCGTGACCATGAAGTGTTACACTCTAAAGAGGACCTGAAAGAGGCTTTCATCcactacatggagagggggaccgcGGCGGAGCGTTTCTTCACAGACAAAGAGGTCTTCCAGAGGATTGCACGGGCCGCTGCAGAGTACCCTGGTGCTCAG CTATATGTTGGAGGAAATGCTGCTCTCATTGGACAGAAACTTGCCACATACCCTCAGCTTATG GTTCTGCTATGTGGACCTGTTGGGCCTAAACTACACGAGATGCTGGACGAGCAAATCGTTGTCCCCCCCGAGTCCTTGCAGGAGACTGATGAATATCACCTAATTCTGGAGTACAAAGCAG GGGAGCAGTGGGGTGCGACACGGGCTCCCCAAGCCAACCGCTTCATCTTCTCCCATGACGTGTCCAATGGGGAGATGAGAGCACTGGAGATGTTCGTGGCCAGCCTGGATGAGTTCCAGCCAGACCTGGTGGTCCTGTCCGGTCTGCACATGATGGAGGGCCAGGGGAGGCAGATGTGGGAGCAAAGGCTCAAAGAG GCAGTGGCGGCCATTTCTGACGTCCGCAACGCGGTCCCCGTCCACCTGGAGTTGGCAAGCATGACTGACAAAGACTACATGAACAGCATCATGCAAGAG GTCATGCCCATAGTGACATCCATTGGGCTGAATGAGCAGGAGCTACTTTTCCTCTCCCAGGCCGGCACAGGGCCTCACGCTGAGCTGGCCTCCTGGGGGGGCATACCGGATGTAGGCCGAGTCAGTGACATCCTCCTGTGGGTCCTTGAGCAGCATGGACGCAGTGACCCCGAGTCGGAGGCTGACCTCACGCGTATCCACTTTCACACTCTGGCGTACCATGTCCTTGCCACTGTGGACGGGCACTGGGCCAACCAGGTGGCCGCCGTGGCAGCAGGGGCCCGTGTGGCCAGCATCCAGGCCTGCGGCCTCCAAAGCATAGATGCCAGTAAGGTGGTCCTTAGAGCTCCGCTGGAGTTCCACAGTTCCCATGGCGAACCTAGAGAGAAGTTGTCCCTGAACCCAACTGAGCCTGTCACTGTTTGGCACCGTGGCAACGTGACCTTTCACCTTGCACCCGTGCTGGTCTGCAAGCAGCCACTCCGGACAGTAGGGCTGGGGGACGCCATCTCAGCAGAGGGGCTCGTATACTCTGAGCTCAGGCCACAGCTGCCATTTTTGTGA